The Arachis hypogaea cultivar Tifrunner chromosome 14, arahy.Tifrunner.gnm2.J5K5, whole genome shotgun sequence genome has a segment encoding these proteins:
- the LOC112743014 gene encoding uncharacterized protein — protein MPGSIVILRTSPVRSGNTVDESRVFFHRLFWTFPPCIEAFQVLQATDSIDGTHLHGKYGGTLLMEIAQDGKSNILPVAFRLVEVISDRHNAIKAALVFEDGGWLPLAAYHAYCARHIAANFALNFKSKDAQKILVNAAYAKSEQEHEYYMEIQAK, from the exons ATGCCGGGCAGTATTGTAATATTGCGTACTTCACCTGTAAGGTCTGGTAATACGGTTGATGAGTCGAGGGTGTTTTTTCATCGATTGTTTTGGACGTTTCCGCCATGCATTGAGGCCTTTCAAGTATTGCAAGCCACTGATTCTATTGATGGTACCCATCTGCATGGCAAGTACGGCGGTACCTTACTCATGGAGATTGCACAAGATGGAAAGTCGAACATACTCCCAGTTGCGTTCAGACTAGTCGAGG TTATATCTGACCGCCACAATGCAATCAAGGCCGCGTTAGTTTTTGAAGACGGTGGGTGGCTCCCACTGGCCGCCTACCATGCATATTGTGCTAGGCACATAGCTGCTAATTTTGCGCTTAACTTTAAATCTAAGGATGCACAGAAGATTCTGGTGAATGCAGCCTACGCAAAGTCTGAACAGGAGCATGAATATTACATGGAGATTCAAGCTAAATAA